One part of the Rutidosis leptorrhynchoides isolate AG116_Rl617_1_P2 chromosome 1, CSIRO_AGI_Rlap_v1, whole genome shotgun sequence genome encodes these proteins:
- the LOC139865945 gene encoding probable inactive leucine-rich repeat receptor-like protein kinase At3g03770, with translation MSRTTYYWLTPVVLLAILFVPILCSNQYNASQDQTLLSIQNLLYYPVVLSSWNNATDFCNTVQSSSVTIVCYEDIVTQLHIINSDKAPPLPKDFSIDTFFTTLVNLPSLKVLTLVSLGLWGQLPATISRFSSLEILNITSNHFAGAIPPEITYLTDLQSLVLDDNNFTGRVPARVGFLTRLSVLSLKNNSLNGRLPESLGRLVDLRVLMLSRNNFTGQVPDLRSLTNLQVLDLPDNSFGPEFPMVTERIISIVLRNNKFTNSLPEELHSFYQLRRLDIALNRFVGSFPSSILSLPSITHLDIKRNRFTGMLLEDLSCNPELRFVDLSDNLLTGRLPSCLASSNARNGVYDGNCFTSNNPNNAKNQKPISFCRTEALAVGPIPRHQKTGKGSKAALAFGIIGGAVLLGVIILIFAKFYAKKTLKTPMTRVIAEKATASYTSKWLSEARYVTRVMKLGTLGVPPYRTFSLEELEEATNSFDTSTFMGEGSHGQMNKGRLKDGSYVVIQCIKMKRHHSTQMFTHHIELISKLRHQHLVSALGHCFEFYLDDSSVSRLFFVYEYVPKGTLRDSISGMNNGKTFPWSLRIAAAIGIAKGIQFLHTGIVPAVFLNNLKITDVLLDQNFVAKISCYKLPLLDQNIEKDGIQSYFNRSKEPNRARDSKPEKDDVYDFGVILLEMILGKQLCKQKEVESIIQQFQTRITADDTSINDIVDPAIRNECSDQSLTTMAQICSRCLVNDPAERPSVDDMLWNLQYAAQVQCAWQNSDGSPDSALRTELAQQ, from the exons ATGTCAAGGACTACTTATTATTGGCTAACACCAGTTGTACTGCTTGCTATTCTGTTTGTACCAATTCTATGTTCCAACCAATATAATGCCTCTCAAGATCAAACCCTTTTAAGCATTCAAAACCTTTTGTATTACCCTGTTGTTCTTAGTAGCTGGAATAATGCAACTGATTTCTGCAACACAGTTCAAAGTTCCTCGGTTACCATCGTCTGCTACGAAGATATAGTAACACAACTTCACATAATCAATAGCGATAAAGCGCCTCCATTGCCTAAAGATTTCTCTATCGATACGTTTTTTACCACGCTCGTTAATCTTCCAAGCTTAAAAGTCCTCACATTGGTATCTTTAGGCCTATGGGGACAATTACCCGCAACAATTTCCCGTTTTTCGTCACTTGAAATACTTAACATTACCTCAAACCACTTCGCCGGTGCAATCCCACCCGAAATCACATACTTAACCGATCTCCAATCACTTGTTCTCGATGACAATAATTTCACGGGCCGGGTTCCGGCCCGTGTAGGTTTCTTGACCCGTTTGTCGGTTTTGAGTTTGAAAAACAATTCACTAAACGGGAGATTGCCCGAATCTTTAGGGCGTTTGGTTGATCTTCGGGTTCTTATGCTTTCACGCAACAATTTCACGGGCCAAGTGCCCGATCTTCGTAGTTTGACAAACCTTCAAGTTCTTGACCTTCCAGATAATTCATTCGGACCCGAGTTCCCTATGGTCACTGAAAGAATCATTTCCATTGTGTTAAGGAACAACAAGTTCACCAATAGTCTACCCGAAGAACTACATTCGTTTTATCAACTTCGAAGACTAGACATAGCTTTAAACCGATTCGTTGGATCATTCCCGTCTTCTATACTATCTTTACCATCTATAACTCATTTAGATATCAAAAGGAACAGGTTTACAGGTATGCTTTTAGAGGATCTTTCTTGTAATCCTGAACTTCGATTCGTCGACTTGTCTGATAATCTGTTGACCGGAAGATTGCCAAGTTGTCTTGCGTCTTCAAATGCCCGAAATGGTGTCTACGATGGCAATTGTTTCACTTCAAACAATCCGAACAATGCCAAAAATCAAAAACCGATATCGTTTTGTAGAACTGAAGCTTTGGCTGTGGGACCCATCCCGAGACATCAGAAGACCGGAAAAGGCTCAAAAGCAGCTCTTGCTTTCGGGATCATTGGCGGGGCTGTATTACTTGGTGTCATAATCTTGATTTTCGCTAAATTTTATGCTAAGAAGACGTTGAAAACGCCCATGACAAGGGTAATAGCGGAAAAGGCTACTGCTTCTTACACTTCAAAGTGGCTTTCAGAAGCAA GATACGTTACTCGAGTAATGAAGCTAGGAACACTCGGTGTTCCACCTTATCGCACGTTTTCACTAGAGGAACTCGAGGAAGCTACTAATAGCTTCGATACGTCTACTTTCATGGGTGAAGGGTCTCATGGTCAG ATGAACAAAGGAAGACTTAAGGATGGATCATACGTCGTTATACAATGCATTAAAATGAAACGACATCACAGTACGCAAATGTTTACTCATCACATAGAGTTAATCTCAAAACTTAGACACCAGCATTTGGTCAGTGCGCTCGGGCATTGTTTTGAATTTTACCTCGACGACTCAAGTGTCAGCAGACTATTTTTCGTGTACGAGTATGTACCAAAAGGGACACTTCGGGACTCGATTTCAG GAATGAACAATGGAAAAACGTTTCCATGGAGTCTAAGAATAGCGGCTGCAATCGGTATAGCGAAAGGCATCCAGTTTCTTCACACGGGTATAGTGCCTGCGGTCTTTTTGAATAATCTGAAGATAACAGATGTATTATTGGATCAGAATTTTGTTGCGAAAATCAGCTGCTATAAATTGCCATTGTTGGATCAGAACATTGAAAAG GATGGCATTCAAAGTTACTTCAACAGATCCAAAGAGCCTAACCGTGCAAG AGATAGCAAGCCAGAGAAAGATGACGTGTACGATTTTGGTGTCATATTACTCGAAATGATTTTGGGGAAACAGCTATGCAAGCAAAAGGAAGTAGAGTCTATTATACAGCAGTTTCAAACCAGAATAACAGCTGATGATACTTCTATAAACGACATTGTTGATCCAGCAATTCGTAACGAATGTTCTGATCAATCGTTAACAACAATGGCGCAAATCTGCAGTCGGTGTTTAGTAAACGACCCAGCAGAAAGACCGTCTGTGGATGACATGTTATGGAACTTGCAATATGCTGCTCAAGTTCAGTGCGCATGGCAAAATAGTGACGGATCACCAGATTCAGCTTTACGTACTGAACTTGCACAGCAGTAG